The segment GAGTGATGAGGCTCGCGACAACAGTGTAGGTCCCCGGCTGAAGGTTCGAAATCGTGAAGCGCCCATCCGGGTTGACTGATGCGCCATTCGTCGATCCGGTGAAAGGTTCGCTGTACGACATGATCTGGACCCGGCTCGGCGCTCCCTGTGCCGCAGGCATGTTGGTGACCATTCCGGTGATCGTCGAAGCACGCAGTGGGCGCACCTGTATGTCGATGCCGGCATGTTCATCGCCGCCCACTACACTCACCCGAGTGCCCGCGTCAGAGCTGATGGCGCTGGGCGCATAGGTCGGCAGGAATCCGGCCGGCTGCGTGATCGTCCGCTGCGCCGGGGCGGGGATGCGCACCATCGCCGGTTGCCCGGCGGTGCCCTGTTGCACCGCACCGCTCGCTACGGCGCGATCGATCTGGGCGGCCTCCTCGAGCGCCATGTCATTCTCGAAGTTCGTTTGCGGCTGGGCCGACACCGCATACGTGCCTGGCTGCAGGCCGTGCATACGATAGACGCCGCGGTCGTCGGTGGTCGTGGAGTTCTGCGCCTGCATACGCGGGCCATTCGCAGACGGCATCATTCGCCAGACCTGCACGCGCGAGTTCACGAGAGGCGCTCCGCTGTCGTCAAAGACCGCACCGGTCACGACACCACCCCGCACCATCTTGATGTCCAGTTCGATTTTTTGCCCGTCAACCACTTCGAACGGTCGCCCAGGGCCCGCCGGCTTGCGCTGACCGGCGGCGCCGTTCAGGTACGAGCGATGCGACACGGTGAGCTGGTATTTGCCGGCCGGGAGGTTGCGGAATACGAAGTTGCCCTGCGCGTCTGTGATGCCCGAACGGCCGGCATTTGTCATCTGGCCGCCGGAGATGTTTGTTGAAACGCCGGACGGCAAGGTCACCGACATGCCGACGGAAACGCCCCCAGACCGCCCCGGCCCGGTGCCGCCAGCGCTTGGAGGCTGCGAGCTCAGCGCCATGCCGAAAGCCGTCATGCCGGACAAATTCAGCCGGGCCTGGGCCACCGGCTGGCCGCTCTGCGCATCCACGATCCGTCCCACAATCGACGCGGTGCCCACGGGCACCTGCCGGGTGTTCGGTTGCGGCGTTGCGTCTCGCTGCTGACTCCGCACGCTCACCCCGGTGCCGACCAGACAGGCAAGCGCGGCGCCACACGTGACAACGCCAGTTCTCAGACGCATCCGAACCTCCCGCAGTGGTTGGACACCGAGTGTAGCCGGAAAGTTGGGCGACCCCATGGCACAATGCCCGCCACCGGACATGAGCGGCCCCACCAGACGCGAGTTTCTCCAATCGGCGCTTGCGGCCTCCACCCTGTTGGCCGCCGGGGGCGCGCTGGCCGGCTGCGGATGGCGCCGAGGGGGCCGTCGTCCCCACATCATCCTCGTCATGTGCGACGACCTCGGATACGGTGACGTCGGATTCACCGGCGCGACGGCCTACACGACGCCCCACATCGATCGCATCGCTCGAGAGGGCATGGTGTTGCGTCAGGCGTACTCTGCCGCGCCGGTGTGTTCACCGACGCGTGTGGCGCTGATGACCGGCCGCTACCCGGCCCGCGATCCTGCCGGCTTGCACGAACCGCTCACCACGCACCCGATCGGACTGACGCCTTCCCCAACGACCTTGCCGCGTCTACTCAGGGACGCAGGCTACCGGACCGCGCTGGTGGGAAAGTGGCACCTTGGCACGGCGCCTGATTACCATCCGCTGGAACACGGCTTCGACGAGTTCTACGGATTCCTCGGAGCCGGCGGCGACTACTTTACGAAAGAAGACTCGGAGTACAGGCGCCCGCTGTTTTTCGACAACCGCGAACCGGTCACCACCGACGGGTACATGACCGACTTGCTCACCGCGCGCGCGGAAAAAATCATCGCGACGCGCTCTGAGGCGCCGCTGTTTCTCAGCCTCCAATACAACGCGCCTCACTGGCCATGGCAAGGCCCTGCCGATCACCGTCGTCCTTCCGTGGACGACTGGAAGGCCGGAGGCTCGCCAGAAGTATTTGCCGCGATGATGCGGAGTCTTGATGACGGCGTGGGCCGGGTGCTGGCGGCGCTTGACGCCGCGGGAATGTCGAATGACACCTTACTCGTGTTCACGAGCGACAACGGCGGCGAGCGGTTTTCGCATATGGGCCCGTTCAGCCACGCAAAGATGACCGTGGGTGAAGGAGGGCTGCGCGTCGCAACCGCCGTGCGCTGGCCTGCGCGGATTGCCGCAGCCAGCCACTCGGATCAGGTTGCGGTGACGATGGATTGGACCGCGACGTTTGCTGCGTTGGCCGCCGCACCGGCTTTGCGGCCGCTCGACGGCATCAGCCTGCTGCCGGCGCTGGGCGGCGCGCCCTCGATACCGCGCACATTGTTCTGGCGCGTGACGCAGCGGCGCCAACAAAAGGCCGTGCGCCACGGTGACCTCAAATACGTGGAAAACGAGGAGGGAGCGCACCTCTTTGATTTGGCGGCGGACCCTGGTGAGCGCACCAACCTGATCGGGGCAAATGCCGACGCCGCCACCGATCTCCGAGGCCGACTGGCCACATGGGAGTCTCAGATGCTGCCGCCCGCGCCGCTCGAAGAGCGCTACCGGTAAGCAATCCTCCACGTAGCGCGGCCTGGGTCTCAAGGCCGCGAACACCCGCGCGCTTGAGGACCAGCGCGCGCTACGAAATGCCGCAGCTAGAAGAAGATGAAGTGCCCGCCGCCTCCGCCGAATCGGGGGTTCACGACGCTATTGAAGATGGAGCCGAAGCTGTAACTGATGCCAAAGCCGAGGTTATAGCTGTGCCCGGTGGCCAGTTGTCGCCGGCGCAGCAACACCTCTTCAGGTGTGGCCCCGCCTTTGCGCAGCGAGATCTGGTCGCGGATGCGATCGTAGCCGCCGTACAGATTGAATGAAAATCCCTTGAACAGGCGAACGTCCGCGCTGGCGTACGTAGAAACGCGATGTCGCGCGGGCTCATTGAGGTGCTGCGAGACGGTGACGCTGGCGTACATGGAGCCCCAGGGCTGGCGCAAGCTGACTTGTGTGGCGAGAGAGTGGTCCGGCACCGTCTCTTTCAACTTGTCGAAGATCGTGGCGTCCTTGTAGTCGTAGTGACTGGCGCCGATGGTGTAAAGCGTAGTCAGGCTCCGTCGGGACGACTCGCTGTAGGGAAAGAAACTGAATTCCAGGCCGGGCGCCACAGTGAAGACGCGGTCGCTGTTCGAGAAACTCGAGTGCGACACGGACGCGCGACCGCCGATGGACCACCTGGGTCCCAGGCTCTTCACGACGAGGGAGTTGACGCTCCAGCTGTCCGATGTGCTTTCAATCTTTCCCCCGTCCTCTTCCCCGAGATCAAACACACTCTTGTTGTAGCTGCCGCTGGTGGAGAGGTTGATCTTCCACGCTTCGGTGGTGCGGTTGGCCGAGAAACTCATGCGGTACGAGCTGAAGTTTGCCGATTCCTCGCCATCGCGATTGCCGCTGAGGTTCGTGCGGAAGACCCAGTAGTTCCAGGGATCCTTCGCCGGCAGGGCAGCTTTCGCCTCGGTGGGTTTCACCCACTGCACGTCGAGCTGGGCACCCGCCGATGAGTCCACCGCATAGGAGGCCACGCCGAGTTTGAAGATGCGGGTGAATTCCTTGCGGCGTTCGTCGCTCGTGGCCGTTTGCGCCGTGTTGAACGTCAGTGTCCGATCGACTTTGTCGAAGCGTCCCAGGCCGATGAATTTCGCGGTCCATGCCGTGCCACCGCCGCCTGTGCTCTGAGTGGTGACCAGCAGGTGAAGGTCCGCAACCGCACGGTCTCGAACATAGTCAACAAACTGAACGTTCTGCCTGAGTGCATCCGTGTCGCACTCATAGCAGTCGACAAAGACCCGGAGTAACTGTGGCTGGGTGGGCGAAGGCTCGGCGGTCTGCGCGCGCGCAGGAATGGCGAGGGCACTGCAGATAAGGCACAGCAGCGCCAGAAGCGTGGATCGGGTTGTCATTGATGGGGATTAGACGCGTACGCCCATCCCCGGTTTGGTAGTGACCGATACCGAACGATTCGGGGTCGGTCTACTGATGGCTAGGCTTCTGCGGCCTTGGTCGCTTTGGTGGCCTTCTTGCGGCGGGTGGCCTTGGCCTTCTCCGGCGCGGGTTCGCTCGAGGGGGCGAGCGCCACCATCGTGGTCACGAACCGCTTGAGGCCGTGGTTGTCGAAGTCGATCACTGTGTGATGCGTGTCGGCATCAGTGACCGTGCCCGGTCCGTAGTTTGGCTGTGACACTCGCGCGCCTTTTGAGTACACCTTCACTGAGGACCTCCGGAAATCGCCTGCTGGGTCGTGCCTGAAAAACGAATGACCCGGTCGCCCATGGCGACCGGGTCCAGAATATGCCGCGTGGTCTTACCAGCGCGGTTCGCGACGACGATTGCCGCCGCCACCAGCGCCGCCGCCGTAGCCGCCGCCACCGCCGCCACCGAACTGGGGCTTCGGACGCGCTTCGTTCACGGCCAGGTTGCGGCCGCCCATCGGCTGCTCGTTGAACTGCTCAATGGCCTTCTGCGCATCCGCATCAGTCGCCATTTCGACGAACGCGAATCCGCGCGCACGGCCCGTGGCGTTGTCACGGACAACATTCACGGTGTCAACGGCACCAGCCTGGCTGAACAAGTCACGAAGCTCGTCTTCGGTGGTGGTGTAGGGGAGATTACCGACGTCCAGTTTACGACCCATGATCGACTCCTGCGCCAAGACGACCCCTGCGGGCCGGGCGCCTCATCAGGCTGAATGCCCGATCAGTTGCTCGCGGAAGAACAGCCGGAACGGACTCCCGTTCCACTTGCGTAGTGCGATCACGTGGGGGTTCTGATACCAGGACTTCCAACGCGGGCATAGCTCGGAGGCCAACCTTCAGCGGAAACCACAGGTTAGCAGGGTACGAGGGAAATCGCAAAGACCCGCCTTGCCCTGCCGCGTAAATGGCGAAATGGCACAAATGTCCGAAATGGCGAAATTCTGGAACCTGCACTCCTGTCATCCTTCTTCTGGTTTCCCCCACGCTGGATCTGACTCCGGGACCCGCCTCCGCCGCTCTGCGGCTACGGCGTGGCAAGCCCCAGGACCCCAGGACCCCGACATCCGTCTCGCCACTCCGATAGGATCATCCTGTGATTTCGTTTTCCAACATTTCCAAGCAGTACGGCAAGCAGCTCCTGTTCGTGGAGGCTAACTTCCAGCTCAATCCCGGGGACAAAGTGGGCCTGGTGGGGCCGAACGGGTCGGGCAAAACCACTCTTTTTCGCATGATTGTGGGCGAAGAGAGCCCGGAAGAGGGCGACGTGACGGTGCCCCGGAAGCTGACCGTCGGGTAAGCTTCCGCCAGGACGTTGAGGAAATGGAGGGCCGGTCGGTCCTTGACGAGGCCATTGCCGGGAGCGGGCGTCTGGGCGACCTCCACCACGAACTCGAGGCCCTCCAGGTGGCCATGGGCGACCCGGCCCGGGCCGACGAGATGGACCGCATCCTGGAGCGTTTTGGCGAGGTGCAGGAAGAATACGACCATCTCGGGGGCTACGGCCTTGAAAGCCAGGCCCGCGAGGTGCTGCACGGCCTGGGGTTCAGCGACAGCCGGATCGACGGCGACGTTGGTGCCTTGTCGGGCGGCTGGAAGATGCGGGTGGCGATGGCGCGAGTCCTGCTCGGCCGCCCGGACGTCCTGCTGATGGACGAGCCCACGAACCACCTCGATATCGAGTCCATCATCTGGCTCGAAAGCTTCCTCAAGTCCATGCCGGGCGCGCTCTTCATGACGTCGCACGACCGCGAATTCATGAACCGCATCGTCTCGCGCGTGGCCGAGATCGATGACGGCGAGATCACGGTGTACGCCGGCAACTACGATTTTTATGAGCGCGAGCGTGCGGTGCGCGATGCCAATCGCGAGGCCGCGTACGCGCGGCAGCAGGCGATGCTGGCGAAGGAGCAGCGATTCATCGATCGTTTCGCTGCGCATGCGGCCAAGGCGGCCCAGGTGCAGAGCCGGGTGAAGGCGCTCGACAAGATCGAGAAACTCGAGTTGCCGAAGAAGCGGAAGGTGGTGGACTTCGACTTCCGCCAGCCGCCACGGTCCGGCGACAAAGTCGTCATGGTCGAGGATCTGCACAAGGCGTACGGCAAGACCGTGGTGGCCGACGGGCTGTCGATGACCATTCAGCGCGGTGAGCGTTGGGCGGTGATGGGCGCGAACGGCGCGGGCAAGACCACACTGTTGCGTATGATCGCCGGCGCGCTCGAGCCCGACTCCGGGCCAGGTGCGTATCGGCGCCAGCGTGCAGATGGGCTACTTCGCGCAGCAGGCGCTGCAGCTCCTCGACCCCGACCGCACCATCTGGGAGCAGGCGCAGTACGACTTTCCGGGCGAGACCGTCGGCGCGTTACGCGGGCTGCTCGGCGCGTTCCAGTTTTCGGGTGACGAAGTCGAGAAGAAGATCCGGTCACTCTCGGGCGGCGAACGGTCCAGGCTCGTGCTGGCGCGCATGCTGATGTATCCGCCGAACCTGCTCGTGCTCGACGAACCGACGAATCACCTCGATCTGGCGACCAAGGACATGCTCATCAAAGCGCTCAAGGACTTTGAGGGCACCATGGTCTTCGTCTCGCACGATCGATCATTCCTGCGCGGCCTGAGCACGCGGGTGCTGGAACTGAGCGGCGCCGTGCCGCACCTGTTTCCGGGGTCGTATGTGGAATACGTTGAGCGCACGGGCCATGAAGCGCCTGGGATCCATTCGTGACACCCGCCACCAGTTCCCCAGTTCCCCAGTTCCTCAGTTCCTCAGTTCCCCATTTCCATGAGCGCGGCAGAGGCGCCGACAAAGCGCAGCCCCTTGTTATGGTCCACGCCCATCATCTTGCCGCGGCCCATGCGCACAAGCGGCATCACCGCGCGGTAGCCGTCGCCCTCGCGCACCATCATGATCCGCAACTCGGCCTGCGTGTCTCCAGCCGGTGTGCGGATGAGCGGGGTGAAAGCCACGCGCCGCTGAAGCACGTACAGATGTCGCTGGTCGTCGGGAATCGCCGCGATGTCCGCGTTGGTCGGACTGAAGATGATGCCGCCGCCGGCGAATGAAAACAGCGGCTTCAGCAGCCATTCATCGCGGTCATCCGGCATCGCCTTCACGTTCGAGAGAAAGTGCGTCTCGGGAACCCACGGGTGTGTGATCCACGGGATTGAGAACTTGCTGATCCGGAAAAACCAGTCGGGGCCGCCGATCCACTCCACGTCCAGATCGTCGCGATAGTCGAACGGCATCGGGGCGCCTGAGCGCTCGAGTTCGTCGGGGATCACCCGGTTGTAGATGCGTACGATTGGCGTGAGCACACCATCGCGCTTGTAGAACAGGCGCCGGCCCTCGCGGATGATCTCGCGCGTATCGAGCGGACGAATGCCCCACGTGTTCTCGGTCACCGTGAAATCAGGCAGCGTCTTCTGCCGCCGCGGCTCGATCTCCATGAGGATGACTGACGCGGGGTCATGTTCACCAACCAGGGTCCTGCGCAGCAACTCCGAATAGGAATCACGGTTCAAGCCGCTCAGGTACGGGGTGAAGATCGGGGAAGAGAGGGGGACGGGTCTCGATCTGTGGCCATAAGACCTCTGAGGTCTGACCTCAGAGGTCATTTCTCCCGCCACAGATCGAGACCCGTCCCCTTCAAGTCCGAGATGCCCGCTCTCTCCCAGATGCCCAAGTGCGGCCTCCGCGAGCAGCATCTGGAACCCGTAGAGCGACGGGAACGCCTGCAGCTCTACCAGTCGGCCTTCGATCGCGCCGGAGTCGGCGCGGACAAGGCCGAAGTCCACTGCACACACGTGGGCAGCGTTTCGCCATTCGCCAGGCGGAAGCGCTCGGGGACCATCGCGTCAGCCGCCGTGCGATACGCGGCGTTGTTGAGCAGTTGCCGCGTCATGACCTGCGCGGCCTCAACCAGGAGTCCAGCAGTGACGATGGGAAGAAGCAGGGTGTTTCTGAGAGCCTGAACTCTATCGGCACGCCCGCGCCGGTGGTGACGGCATCCACAAACGCGCGGTACTGCTCCTCAGTGAATTCCTGATTAAAGCGGTCGCGCGCCCAGGCCAGCATCAGATCAGGAAGCGGCCGTGGTCCATGATCTGTTCGTCATCCACCCAGATGTCGAAGTTGGCGCCCACCACGTCGATGTGTGTGGAGGAATACCAATCGGCTCCGGTGTGCGCGCCGTACGGGTTGCCGAACGCGATGTGGATGCCCGGAAATTTTTCGTCCTGCAGGATGTGGCCGATGATCTCGTGCAGCTGGATGTTCGTGCCGATCGCGAATTCACCCACCCGGTCGCTGTTTTCATCCGTGTGCGTACGCCCAGAAGTCGTCGCGCAGGGCCTGGTTGGATGACTCGGCCGACACCAGCCGGTTCTTCTCGATGCGCACCGTCAGGGGCGTGTCCTTGAGGTTGCCGTAGCGGTCGCACAGCCAGTCGCCGACGACGCCGTCGATGACGAAGGTGCCGTTCACTTCGCCGGGGCTTGTGAAGACCTCGCCGCCGGGCAGGTTGCCCCACTTTTCAGGGGAGATCAGGCCGCTGGTTTTCACCCAGCGATAATCCGGATTGAGGTCCGCCGTGAAGTCACTGCCCGCCGGCGTGGTGGCCCTGACCTTTTTCGCCGACCGCACCTTGCCGATGACCCGCGCGCTGATGTCATCCACCTTGTGGAAGTCGGCCCGCATGCCTTCGAGCATGATCTGCCGGTTGATATTCACCATGTGCGCATGCCGCATGCGTCGTCGATTGACGATGTCGGTCATCTGCATGCGGGAACCAAGCTCGTTGGCCTGCACCCGCGCCGCGAAGATGCTGACCTGGCTGAGCTCCATGTCCGCGGCAATCCGCGGCGGCAGGTCTTTGAGGGGGCGGGCCGCCTCGTCTTCCAATACGAAGAGCGCGTATTCAGCACCAACGTTCGTGATTTCTTCGATCAGGGCGTCTGCGATGTCCCGCGTTTCCCGATCGGTAATGACCGTCACTCGCACATGAGGCTGGACGCTCAGGCAGACCTTGATGGCATTCTCAGCGCCAGGCTGAAGTTCACTCGACATACATCTCCGGCAGTCGAGGATATCACCGGAGCGGGCCGTGTTATGCGCGTTCCAGCACAGACCGAATCGTCCGCCTGAAGCCGGGCAGGACGTGGGACTCAATGGGCGCGTTCGCCCCGGAACGTCACACGCGAGCAGACCGCGCCGTCCTCGGAGGCCAGAACATGGAGCTGCGACTCGTGCTGGTTGTAGCCAGCCAGATTTCCCGAACCCCATAACGGGCAAACCAGCCCACGCGTTCGTCAAGTTCGCCGATTCGCGGACGCGGAGAGAGCACCTCGATGACCAGATCCGGCGCGCCATGAATGCGGTCCGTGACGATATCGCCGCGCGATGCCGAGACGAACAGCAAGTCCGGTTGCAGCACCAGGGCCTGAGCGCGGTCGAAATGCCACGTCGATGGGCGCCACAAACACCTCTCCGGCGTGTGTCTGTTCCGCATGCGCCTGCAGGGCTGTGGCCAGCCGCAACACCACGCGCTGATGGCTCACAGACGGCGCGTCCGCCACGCGCATGACGCCATAAATCAACTCCTGCGGAATCAGCTGTTCTGGGGTGGCAAAGTACTCGGCGATCTTCGACCCTCCTGACCTGGGCGTGGGGTGTTTCCTGATCGTGGTTCACGCGGCAGCGCATACGTTGAGCGTGCCTCCGGCTGCGGCTCGGTCTCAGCCGAAAAAACTCCTTCGATGTGTTCCGTGACGACGACGGTGCCATCGTCGTCGCCGAGAGGTCAAGAAGAAACGGCGGTAGGTTGAAAATTGTTATGACAGGACCCGCCTTCGCCAAGGCTACGGCGAGGCAAGCCCTGGACTCTGGACCCTGGACTCTGGACTCTAAAGTCCGTGTCTCGTTTCCGCGATCGTGTAATTGACGACGGCTTTGAGATCGTGGCCGGACTCTTCGTAGACGCGCAGTTGGCGATCTGCGCCGGTGCCGTTTTCCAGGATCCACCGCACCACGTTCACGGCGTCCTCGATCCCAACTCATCCAGCACATCGTCCACCCAATCGAGGTATTCGAGGAGCAGTTCGCGTTCGGGGACTTCGCGTTCCTTGCCGAAGTCGATGAGCATGCCGTCGATGCCGTGCGCGAGGCGCGCCACTTGTTTTCCATCAGCAGGGCGCGGCTGCAGACGGCGCCAGCTTTGATTCTTGGCGTGCAGGCGGTAGAGCTTGACCATCGTCGCCTGGATGAGCGCCGCGATCGCGATTGTCTCCTCTACGCGCAGAGGGATGTCGCAGATCCGGAATTCGAGCGTGTCGAAGACCGGGTGCGGCCGGACGTCCCACCAGATCTTCTTGGCGTTGTCGATCGATCGAGTCTTGACGAGCAGGGAAACAAAGTTCTCGAAGTCGGCCCAGGAGCTGAAGGTGTCGGGGATGTTGGTGCGCGGAAAACGATCAAAGACTTTGCAGCGAACGACTTCAAACCGGTGTTCATCCCGATCCAGAAGGGCGAATTGCCGAAAGCGCCAGCATGTGCGGCAGGAAATAGCGCACCTCGTTCATCAAATGGATGGGCTTCCTCGCGGTCTTCGATGCCGACGTGGACGTGCAAGCCGAAGATGAGAGTTGGCGCGCGCCACCATCTGCAAGTCCTCCACGACCTGCATGGCGTGTCGTCGGCCGGATAGATGTCCTGCCGCTCCAATCGGCGAACGGATGCGTGGCCGCGGCGACCATCAGCAGGCCGTGTTCGCCGGTCAGGCGGATGATCTGGCGGCGCAGGTCGCGGGTCAGATGGCGCGCCTCGGCCACCGTGCGGTAAACGCCGGTGCCGACCTCGACCACCGACTGGTGCATCTCGGCCTTCACCGCCTCATGCAGCAGCGTCTGGCCGCGGGAGAGGATTTCCGTGCCGATGTGCGACCGGAGATCGCGCGTCTCCGGGTCAATCGTCTGGTATTCCTCCTCGATGCCGAGGGTGAGGCTGGGCTTCATTTGGCCTTCTTGGTCTTTGCCTTGGCGGACGCAGGCGCGGCTCCCGAGGCCGCTGCCGGGCTGGGATTGAGGAAGTCCCAGCGGAACTGGCCGGCGGCAGGGGGCGCTGCGGCCTCGCGCAGGGCGAGGTCCGCCATGGCGTCCAGGATCCAGTCGAAGTTGTCCTCGCCGACCGAGGCGAGGTCCGCGTCGGGCGCGGGGTTGAGGAAATCAATCGCGTAGGGCACGCCACCCTGCACGGCGAACTCGACCGTGTTCATGTCGTAACCCAGGGCGCGGCAGATCGTGAGGCAGTCGCGCGTGAGGCGCTCGCGCATGGCGGCGGGGATGGCCGGGCCGTTCTTCACGTAGCGCTCGGCGTGTGGCCGGCGCGGGTCGTAAGGCATCAGGTGCACCTGCTCCTGCCCGATGACGTAGCAGCGATAGTAGTCCTCGAACTCGATGCCCTGCTGCAAAGTCATGCACAGGTGCCCGTCTGGTCGTAGGCCGCGAAGAATTCCTTGGGCGAGTGGACCTTGAAGACGTTCTTCCAACCGCCGCCGCTGTGGGGTTTGAGCCAGGCGGGAAAACCGATGTAGTCGAAGACGTCCTGCCAGTTCAGCGGGTAGGCCAGATTGCGCAACGAGAGGCCGCTGATGTCCGGCGGATGCTGTTTGTGCGGCAGGAGGACGGTGGGCGGGATGGCGACGCCGAGCTTCGAGGCCAGGGCGGGGTTGAAGAACTTGTCGTCCGCGCTCCACCAGAACGGGTTGTCGATCACCGCGGTGCCGCTCAGCACGCGCGTTCTTCAGGAAGGACCGGTAGAACGGGATGTCCTGCGAAATGCGATCCACGATCGCGGCAGCCGCACGGTTCGGCCATGCGGACGTCGTCAATGTTCACGAACTCGGCCGACACCCCGGGCACACCATGCCATTCGATCCGCTCCACCAGCGCGCCGGCAAACGTCTCTTCCATCCCGAACAACACACCAATCAATCCCGCCATTTTACTAAATCCCTTTCCTTCGGACCCTGGACTCTGGACTCTGGACCCGGGACCGCGTCTACGGCACGTAGACTGCCGCCATTTTCTTCCATTCCGGCCAATCGTGCTCCCGGAACCGTGGACCTATACGCGAAGACTGTTGGGAATGCCGCTCTGGTCCAGGAGCCGCGCGGCCTCTTCAGTGCTGGCCCGGCAGATGTCGTTT is part of the Acidobacteriota bacterium genome and harbors:
- a CDS encoding sulfatase-like hydrolase/transferase, giving the protein MSGPTRREFLQSALAASTLLAAGGALAGCGWRRGGRRPHIILVMCDDLGYGDVGFTGATAYTTPHIDRIAREGMVLRQAYSAAPVCSPTRVALMTGRYPARDPAGLHEPLTTHPIGLTPSPTTLPRLLRDAGYRTALVGKWHLGTAPDYHPLEHGFDEFYGFLGAGGDYFTKEDSEYRRPLFFDNREPVTTDGYMTDLLTARAEKIIATRSEAPLFLSLQYNAPHWPWQGPADHRRPSVDDWKAGGSPEVFAAMMRSLDDGVGRVLAALDAAGMSNDTLLVFTSDNGGERFSHMGPFSHAKMTVGEGGLRVATAVRWPARIAAASHSDQVAVTMDWTATFAALAAAPALRPLDGISLLPALGGAPSIPRTLFWRVTQRRQQKAVRHGDLKYVENEEGAHLFDLAADPGERTNLIGANADAATDLRGRLATWESQMLPPAPLEERYR
- a CDS encoding carboxypeptidase regulatory-like domain-containing protein, which gives rise to MRLRTGVVTCGAALACLVGTGVSVRSQQRDATPQPNTRQVPVGTASIVGRIVDAQSGQPVAQARLNLSGMTAFGMALSSQPPSAGGTGPGRSGGVSVGMSVTLPSGVSTNISGGQMTNAGRSGITDAQGNFVFRNLPAGKYQLTVSHRSYLNGAAGQRKPAGPGRPFEVVDGQKIELDIKMVRGGVVTGAVFDDSGAPLVNSRVQVWRMMPSANGPRMQAQNSTTTDDRGVYRMHGLQPGTYAVSAQPQTNFENDMALEEAAQIDRAVASGAVQQGTAGQPAMVRIPAPAQRTITQPAGFLPTYAPSAISSDAGTRVSVVGGDEHAGIDIQVRPLRASTITGMVTNMPAAQGAPSRVQIMSYSEPFTGSTNGASVNPDGRFTISNLQPGTYTVVASLITQSNTPSPSGIAAAGTPQPRLTARTTVTVADDMSVPVTLDLRPGRSVSGQMTVDMTRQQASPPTVTVRIQNAPGEPPVMGALPTTPVDPSGRFTIQDVPPGRYVISASLPVRSARLGGAELLDTYLDVSGNEDIQGIQVLVSDRSSQLSGLITAGSDYDASEYTVIVASSDPDHWRPGSRRVVTTRANLAGRYTVSLPPGNYVVGLVTDFESGMQNDAEFLKALVASGVPVTIGDGDRATRDLRAGR
- a CDS encoding DUF481 domain-containing protein; this encodes MTTRSTLLALLCLICSALAIPARAQTAEPSPTQPQLLRVFVDCYECDTDALRQNVQFVDYVRDRAVADLHLLVTTQSTGGGGTAWTAKFIGLGRFDKVDRTLTFNTAQTATSDERRKEFTRIFKLGVASYAVDSSAGAQLDVQWVKPTEAKAALPAKDPWNYWVFRTNLSGNRDGEESANFSSYRMSFSANRTTEAWKINLSTSGSYNKSVFDLGEEDGGKIESTSDSWSVNSLVVKSLGPRWSIGGRASVSHSSFSNSDRVFTVAPGLEFSFFPYSESSRRSLTTLYTIGASHYDYKDATIFDKLKETVPDHSLATQVSLRQPWGSMYASVTVSQHLNEPARHRVSTYASADVRLFKGFSFNLYGGYDRIRDQISLRKGGATPEEVLLRRRQLATGHSYNLGFGISYSFGSIFNSVVNPRFGGGGGHFIFF
- a CDS encoding RNA-binding protein, yielding MGRKLDVGNLPYTTTEDELRDLFSQAGAVDTVNVVRDNATGRARGFAFVEMATDADAQKAIEQFNEQPMGGRNLAVNEARPKPQFGGGGGGGYGGGAGGGGNRRREPRW
- a CDS encoding Uma2 family endonuclease, with translation MRNRHTPERCLWRPSTWHFDRAQALVLQPDLLFVSASRGDIVTDRIHGAPDLVIEVLSPRPRIGELDERVGWFARYGVREIWLATTSTSRSSMFWPPRTARSARV